The following is a genomic window from Romeriopsis navalis LEGE 11480.
GAGAGTCGGGATCATCAATGTACCGAACCAACCCACGTAAACGCGGTTGTCAGTGCTTGTTACCCAACCACAAAACTGGTCCCACAGGTTAGCGCTTTCGCGCTGCTGTAGTGTTGTTGTCATGGTTCTGTATGAATTCCTTAGGAATAATGTCGAGCGATTAACTCGATGTAACTATATTAAGTGATTTATTTCTATTTGTAAAGAAGAATCACACGAAAAATCTCAGTAAAATCCTGAAATTAATTTCTAATAAGGCTTTCAAGGTTTATGAGGAATGTAAACACATCTGAGCTGGCACTCATGATTTTGTAACAGAGATCGGCCGGACATGGCTTCTAGGCTGAAGCGACTGGATAATTCCATGATCATCACGATTAACAACCAGGATCCGTAGAGGTTCCACTCTAACGATCGCGCATCATGCCGATCGCTTATCCCAGCCAGTTATTTTTTGCTCGATTAATTCGCTTTGGGCCGAAAGACGGCCAATCGATTTCCCACAAACCAAACTAGCGTGACCCCAACAAGTTGATACGATGGATATATATAAGTTTTACCTGCCGCTCGCTACGAATAGTAGTTATTTACTATGGCAGGAATATTAGACAAAGTAAGTCAGCGAGCGATTTTGGTTCGCTAATTCTCCAAACGGCCCACCGTTTGGCTAAGTTGCTATGGCAGAACAAATATTACGCAATTATCAAACTAGTCGTGCCGGCACGAGTAATCCATTCCCGCAGCAATTCCAACTGAGTAGTAGTGAAATAAATTGGCCAGGCATACAGTTATGCCATGAAGTTCAGCCCGCTTGTGAATCACCAAAATTCCACCTTGAAGACTATCGTTTAGCCATCAATGTCGGCCAACCAGCGCAAATCAACATCATCAACAACGGCAAAGCACAGTCGGATACGGTTGATTTTCGGGATCTGTCGATCATGCAACCGAGTGAATATGTGGTTGGCTGGGCACATACAGTTGAATTTCTAACCATTGACATTCAACCAGATTTCCTCGCGCGCCAAGCAGAAATCCTCAATGGCAAACCGAACTTTGAGCTGCAACCCCATTTTTCAACCCAAGATCACCTGATTTTTCAGATTGGCCGGGCGCTCCAAACAGACCTCCAGAACCATTCAACCGCCGCAGGGAGCAGGCTATATGCTGAAACAATGCGGAATGTCCTGACTATGCATTTATTGCGTCACTACTCGAGTACCCCAGCGAAATTATCCAACCGCAGTCATCAGCTTTCCAAAACACAACTCCAATTAGTCACTGACTACATCGCCGCAAATCTCACCCAGGATTTAAGTTTGCAAGAACTCGCCGCAATTGCCCAACTCAACCAATACCAGTTCTCTCGCATGTTCAAAGCCAGCATCGGCACTAGCCCCTACCGATATGTGATTCAACAACGGATTGAACATGCCAAGCAGTTGCTTCAGCAAGGAAATCTACCCACCAGCGAAATTGCTTTGATTTGTGGCTTTTCCCATCAGAGTCATCTCAACCGCCATTTCAAACAGATTACTGGGGTCACACCCAAGGTTTTCTTGCGCCAGGCATAGAACCGAGAGCCATTTCCGCCAAATCGCAAGATCGTGCTATTTCAACATGAACGTGCAATATTTTTTTAAGCTTCCAACATATATTTAAGATCACAGCTGAGAAATAGAACGCGACGTCTCTATATGGTTGTAGCCTTGTGCTTACCCCGTAGGCAGTATTTTCAAGTGACTGTACCAGTACGTCAAAACTGCAAGATGCTGCCTACCGCAAGTGCTGTTGTCAGACAGTCAACAAAATTAATCTGGCAGGCTCGCTCAATTTTTGGAATTACTGCTATGTCATCGGATTAAAACTAGCGGCCTTTTTGCGTACTAGGCAAGCCCGCGGTCAGCGCCACAACCGTCGATGCGGCATCTAATGCGATATAGCGATCGATGGCCAGATAGACCCATGTATAAGAACGTTGGCTATCCTGTACCGTTTTTTCAAACCCCATAATTCGGCGGAGTTGTTCGTAGCTGGGGTGAATAATCAGCGAATAGATGTCACATAAGGCGGGGTAGTCTTCACGCATTTCGCGCAATGTGGCTTGTGTCGTTTCGATCAATAATTGCATTGTTTCAGCATTGAGATATTCCTGATCAATCAACCAAGCCCGCACATAAATACAAGTGCAAGTCTCATCACCGGGATGCGCCATCTCAAATGGATCATCTTCCCGATCGTTGGTCATGTAGAATCCCTTACTGGGGGAGTCGAAAAATAGCTGTTCACTCTTTTCTGCCGTCGGATACAGCACAATTACCCCGACCGGATTCTGGGTATCTTCACGCCGCAAAACCCGAATGCAAGGAGCATAAATTTTGCCCCACTTGCGCAGCGATTTAGTGATTTTATAAGCCGTTGCCGAGGCATCGCGCACTAACTCAGAAAAAGCCCGTGTCATCAAACGACCGGCCTGGACCGAGTCTGTTATCGGATTGAAATAATCAGCAATCACATTCGGTGCCACTTCATCTTCAACCAGAACCATCTCTGGCTGCTCGCGCACCTTCCAACACTGAGTTTGACCATCAAATTGCTTGTCTAGCAGTCCTAAGGCAACCAGCTTGTCCATCATCAAACCAGCGGAACGATCGCTGCCACGTTCAGCGTCGGGATAAAATAGTACGGCAGCTTCTCGATGTGTACAGGAAATAAATTCCGGAACTAGCTCAAGTTCGGTAATTTGCAGCGGTGCATCCGATTCAGTGATTGTGCTTTGGTATTTCCACAGCAAATATCCCCATAAACGGACAAAACATTCCGATCGCCGCCGGGTCAAACCACCCCGTTTTTGAAAATCTTTGATGTAGTCTTTTTGCAAACCGGGCGCAAAAACACGATCAATTGCTTCAGGCTGAATAGACATCGCAACAATCAAACACGCGTGACAATAAAAATGGATAACGATATTTTTTTGGCATAAAAGATTACAAAGAACTATTTGATTGAGTCAGCAATGTCAATGACTGCGGATCGGGAAGCGCTCACTACAGAATTCGGGACCCAATGAAAACAGCACTGACAAATAATCAGCTAACGCACATAGACAGAAATCAACTGGATTATTTCCCTCAAAATTTTACCAACTTCTGAATAATTTAGTTCAGAGAACTTCAGCCAACATCACCCCTCAGAAAATGCTTCACCTCACTTCACCCCACTTCACTCTACTTCACCCTACTCATTGCAACTTCGTGGCCAAAGCAGCGATTATGCCAATACGGTTTAGCAGTCCGGCAACTTAACCGCACTAAAGTAATGGGTTTGGACAGTAATTCTGCTGATAGGGCAATTTAGGCAGCAAATTCTATTTTTCATTTTGATCGGCTCTCAATCCAAGTCTCATACTCTGAATTGAGGCTCTAAGCGTCAGCGCTCAAGATGCTTGATTAGCGGACCCAACGTGATCCATCAAGCACGTGCGATTGATATTCAGGTACAAGCTGCAAATTACGCAGCGTCAATCTGGCTCTCTACTATACTTTCCAGTGATATGGCAAACATACAGTCTTTGGTTCAACCGCAAATCAACTCAAGTAAACGAGCGAGCGTCTCTTCCGCCAACTACTTGGGAATACTTAGGCATAAGCCTGAATGCGAGACCATTTTTGGCGTAATTTACTGAGCCATAAAATTTCTCGGAAATCGCCGCTACGTTCCAGGACAGTGCAGCACCCGGTTTTGACTCTGAAAGCGGCATGCATGTTTTGAATTATCGCAATGCGATGAGCCGCTAAATGACCTTAAACCATTCTGGTTAATCGCCTCATTGATGACTGGCATAAAGCCGACCAGGCTATGAGTCAATCTTTGGAGCTAGTTTTTCGCGCTTTTCAACTGTGCTTGATCACATTTTTGCAGGGGTCGATGGAGATTTGCTATGAACGTTTCCAACTACAACACCAATTCATCCGGCAAATATGTTTTGCCGGAAGCCAATCAGCCTGATCCGAGCAGCCTCCAACTTGGCTGTTCACAATTAGTCACGCTGCTCAATGCGATGCGATCGGGCGTCCTCGTCGTCACTGACGATATGCGCTTAATTTATCGGAATCAAACCGTTACGAAAATTTTTGAGGCACTGAATATTCATGCCCCCAACGGCATGCCCCAGGCATTAATCAACTACTGCAACCAGTTTCTGCAAGAAACCGATGAATGGGAAACTGAGCCACTGATCATTGATTGCCAACCTTGCCCCAGCCGCCTACTCCGCTGGCATATTTCCTGGTTCCCAGAGCATCTTCCCGAAGCCGATGGGCAACGATGCATGTTAGTTGTTTTGGAAAATTGCTATGGTGACTTACTGATTCAGATGCACCGCGATCAAAAACGGTACGACCTGACTGACCGGGAGTCCCAGATTTGGGTGATGCTGAAATTCGGTATGGCCTATCAGGATATTGCCGATAACTTCAGCATCACCATTAACACCGTGAAATCCCACGCGCGCAATATTTATAACAAACAGCGTGATCATAAGCCCCAGGCCCCACGATTATGGTTTTTGGGTGATGATCAGATTTGCGGTACCAACTAAAGACAATGGGCTGACCACTTTATAAATTAATGCCCCAGCAGTTGTACAACAGCTTGAGTCAGGCTCGCCAAAGCTGATTAGATTGGAGTGTCATGGCTTCAGGTCGAAATCACAGCATGCATTCACGGACAGTTAGATCACACACCGTTACATACAGCCCCGCCTATACGATCGTCCCAACCTACGAGTGCTTCAATCACTGTAGCTACTGCAACTTCCGCACTGATCCCGGCCAAAGTCCCTGGCTTCGATTGGCGGATGCCAGATCATTGCTCCAGCAATTGCGCAACGCCCCAGAGCCCGTAATCGAGATTTTGGTCCTCAGTGGTGAAGTTCACCCAAAAAGTGCGCGGAGACAGGCATGGTTCGAGCATATTTATCAACTCTGTGAATTAGCACTTGAGCAGGGATTTCTGCCCCATACTAATGTCGGGCCGCTGAGCTATGAGGAAATGCGCCAGCTCAAGCAAGTTAATGTATCCATGGGCTTGATGCTAGAGCAAATGGCACCGGAATTGCATCAAACAGTCCACCAACAGGCCCCCAGCAAATCGCCTGAATTACGACTAGAGCAACTGCGTTGGGCCGGTGAATTGCAGATTCCATTCACCACCGGTCTATTACTCGGCATCGGCGAAACCAGTGATGACTGGCGGAAAAGTTTACAAACGATCGCCGATCAACAGGCAAAATTCGGCCACATTCAAGAAGTGATTTTGCAGCCCTACAGTCCTGGACAACAGGAAGACTGGTTTGGTAGCGCCTTTGATTTACAGCAGTTACCCGCAGTTGTCGCCCTGGCCCGCGCTATTCTGCCAGATACGATCGTCATTCAAATCCCACCGAATCTCATTGACCAACCCGCGCTGCTGGTCGCCTGTCTGGAAGCCGGTGCGAGGGATCTCGGTGGCATTGGCCCCCATGATGAAGTGAATCCGGATTATCCGCACCCAACGATTGAGCGACTCGCAGCACAATTGCACCCCCAGGGTTGGCAACTCAAACCACGATTGCCAGTCTATTCCCAATATCAATCATGGCTACCAAGCCAGCTACAACAGCAGATCAAGCTGATTGTAAAGAATTCCTTCCAAGTCCTGTAGTTTAGTTAAAGGTTCTGACGCAAATCGAGATTTTTTCCTTAAGATCGAGACTCGAAGCCCAATTTGCACTTCGGCTTCAAGCCAAGGAGGAAAGGTATGGCAGACAGCGTTGCACCTTCCGAAGAAATTCTCGCCCTCGATCGTGACTGTACAACGCTTTCGCGACATGTTTTACAGCAGTTGCAGAGCTTTTCAGCCGATGCTCAAGATGTCAGTGCTCTGATGAATCGCATTGCATTGGCCGGCAAATTGATTGCCCGGCGACTGAGTCAAGCGGGCCTCATGGCCGGGGCTTTGGGCTTTACTGGCGAAGTGAATGTTCAAGGGGAAGAAGTCAAGCAAATGGATGCGTATTCAAATGACGTGTTCATTTCTGTCTTTAAGCAAAGCGGACTCGTCTGTCGTCTAGTTTCCGAGGAAATGGACGAGATTTATCATATTCCCGAAAATTGCCCGCTGGGACGCTATACATTGCTATACGACCCGATCGATGGTTCCTCCAACGTCGATATTAATATCAATGTCGGGTCAGTTTTCGCGATTCGGCAGCAGGAAGGTGACGATCTTGATGGCAGTGGCCAGGATTTATTGCAGAGCGGTCGGAAACAAATCGGCGCGGGATATATCTTGTATGGGCCAAGTACCATGCTGATTTATTCCCTCGGTACCGGCGTTCATGCTTTCGTGCTTGATCCCAGTCTGGGTGAGTTCGTCCTGGCAAGTGAAAACATCAAGATTCCTAAACATGGCGCGGTTTACAGCGTAAATGAGGGCAACTTCTGGCAGTGGGACGAACCCTATCGTAACTACATTCGCTATATGCATCGTCATGAAGGCTATACCGCTCGCTACAGCGGTGCAATGGTCGGCGATTTACACCGATTATTGTTCCAAGGCGGCGTATTTCTCTATCCTGGCACTCAGAAAAATCCGGAGGGCAAACTACGGACCTTATATGAAGCGGCACCCATGGCTTATTTAGTTGAACAAGCCGGGGGACTGGCATCCGATGGTCAGCAAGCAATTTTAGATGTGATCCCCGACCAAATTCATGCCCGTACGCCCGTGATTATCGGGAGTCAAGCGGATGTTGAACTCGTTCAATCATTCCTCAGCGAGCCACAAGAATAGGGGAAACCCAAGTTCGGAAATCTCGATTAAGACTCACCCCAATTACCGCATGAGAGCGTTAGCATGAATGCATAAGAGATTACTAAGTCTTCGTTAAATGTGCTTATTCGTACATGCTGCGAACATTGCACGATGTCACAATTAGGGCGAAAGCAATCTAGCCATTAAGTAAATCTAGTGACTCAGTGGAATTGGTAATCAATTTGGCTCGGCCTTCCGCTAGATCAAAATCTCAATCATTTTTTAAGATCGCCACTTGCCTCAACGCATCAACGGGCGATCGCCATCCAACCCAATAAGGAGCTATCCCAAATGACAACTGCGACACTCAATCACATCCAAGAAATTGCCCAACTCGGTCAAAGTATCTGGATGGATAACTTGACTCGCAACTTAGTTCAGTCCGGTGAACTACAGCAGATGATCGAGACTCGCGGTCTGCTCGGTGTCACATCGAATCCCGCCATCTTCGAGAAGGCGATCGTTGGCAATGAGATTTACGATGCCGATATTGAAGCGGGGATCAAAGCTGGCAAGTCCCTGATCGACATTTATGAGTCACTGATTTTTGAAGATATCACTGGCGCTTGCGATGTATTCATGCCGGTTTACGAAAAGTCCAACGGGCTAGACGGCTATATCAGCATCGAAGTACCACCGACTTTGGCGCGCAACACTGAAGATACCATCCGCGAATCGCGCCGCTATTACAATGCGATCAATCATGCGAATGTCATGATCAAGATCCCTGGCACACCAGAAGGTTTGCCAGCAGTCAAGCAGATGATTTCCGAGGGGATCAATGTCAACGTCACATTGCTATTCTCCGTCCAGAGTTACATTGACACGGCTTGGGCTTATATCGAAGGTCTGGAAGCCTTTGCGGCTAGTGGTGGCGACGTTAGCAAAGTTTCATCCGTCGCCAGCTTCTTCCTGAGCCGAATTGATATTGCGATCGATGGTCAACTCAAGGCATTGCTGGAAACGGAAGGGCTTTCGGAATCAACCCGCTCGAAGCTGGAAGGGCTCAAAGGACAAATCGCAATTGCCAATGCCAAGCGCGCTTATCAGGAATATAAGAAGATTCTTCAGAGCGATCGTTGGCAGGCTTTGGCCGCCAAAGGGGCCCAGCCCCAGCGTCTACTCTGGGCGAGCACCGGCACAAAAGATCCGAATTACAGCGATGTCATGTATGTCGATGAGCTAGTCGGGAATGAAACAGTCAATACATTGCCACCGAAAACCATCGAGGCTTGTTTTGATCACTGTGATGTAGCGCCGCGCATTGAGAGCAACATTGATGAGGCCAATAAGTTGGTGGAATCGTTGGGTGATGACGATGTCAACATCGATCTCGATCGCGTCATGGAAGAACTTCTCGCTGATGGCATTGCCAAGTTTGTGAAGCCGTTTGAGACCCTCATGGCAGCGCTCCAAGCTAAAGTCGATAAACTATCGGCGGTTGCTTCCTAACGCCCCAGTCAAAAGTGGCTCACACCCATTGGTGTGAGCCACTTCCAGATTCGCCCCTTTAACTATCACTGTCTATAAGTCTATAAGCAGTCACTCAATCTACTAATATTTCTTTGAGCCCATGGTTACACTCCTCGAAAATCCCCTTCGCATTGGCCTACAGCAACAACAGTTGCCAGAGCCCACAATTGTTGTGTTTTTTGGTGCTTCCGGCGACTTAACCAAACGTAAGCTCGTCCCAGCACTGTATAAATTACGGAAAGAACGCAAATTGCCGCCGGAGATTACGATCGTCGGCGTTGCACGACGGGAGTGGAGCCATGAGCACTTTCGGGAGCAAATGCGCGAAGGAATTGAGGAGTTCTCCGATGGCATTGGGTCAGAAGAGCTATGGGAAGAGTTTTCCCAGGGATTATTTTATTGTCCCGGCAATATTGACAACGAAATGAGCTACCAAAAGCTCAAAGCCTTTCTGAGTGAGGTTGATGAACAACGGAATACGCGTGGGAACCGGATGTTCTACCTGTCCGTTGCACCACGTTTTTTCCCGGAAGCGATTCGGCAGTTGGGGGCAGCGGAAATGTTGCACGACTCCAGTAAAACCCGCCTCGTAATTGAGAAGCCCTTTGGCCGCGATTTGAGTTCGGCACAGGCACTCAATCGCATCGTCAATCAAGTTTGCCGCGAAGAACAGGTTTACCGGATCGATCATTACCTTGGCAAGGAAACTGTCCAGAACCTGTTGTTATTCCGATTTGCCAATGCGATTTTTGAACCGTTGTGGAATCGTCAATATATTGACCATATTCAAATTACCGTCGCGGAAACTGTCGGGGTCGAAGATCGCGCCGGTTATTACGAACATTCCGGGGCGCTGCGCGATATGCTGCAAAACCACCTGATGCAGGTCTTTGCACTAACGGCGATGGAACCGCCGAATGCCTTAGATGCCGATGCCATCCGCAGCGAGAAAATGAAGGTGATTCAAGCCACACATCTGGCCGATTTACATCACCTTGAGAACTGCGCTGTGCGGGGACAATACGGTGAAGGCTGGATGAAAGGGAAACCCGTCCAAGGGTACCGCAAAGAAGATGGGGTTGATCCAGAATCAATGAACCCAACTTTTGTCGCCATGAAGTTTGAGATCGACAACTGGCGGTGGCAAGGTGTGCCGTTCTATTTGCGCACGGGGAAACGGATGCCGAAGAAAGTCAGTGAAGTATCGATCCATTTTCGATCCGTACCGCACACGATTTTTCAGTCCGCCGCAATGCAGGCCAGCCCCAACGTCTTGACCTTACGGCTCCAACCCAACGAAGGTGTTTCACTCAAATTCGAAGTGAAGATGCCGGGGGGCAATCTGCGGAGTCGCTCTGTAGATATGGATTTTGCCTACGGCTCGGTCTTCGGCAAAAGCTCGGGCGATGCCTACGATCGTCTCCTGCTCGATTGTATGATGGGCGACCAAACCCTCTTCACCCGCTCCGACGAAGTGGAAGCCGCTTGGCGTTTGGTGACACCAGCGCTCATGGCTTGGGAAACCCCAACTGATCCAAGTAAGATGCCCACCTATGAAGCAGGCACTTGGGCACCCCGGGCAGCGGAGGAGATGCTCGAACGCGATGGTCGCAAATGGCGGCGATTGTAACGGTGAACATTCAACCTAATGTCTTAGTTTGAATGGCTTCGGACACGAACTGACTGCACTGTAATGCGTGACTTCAAGAATTAGCGAGAGATAATCATATGACGACTCATTCGGCCCCGCTGGTCTCCCTCCAATCGCCCAAAGATGTTTCTTTATCGCAAATTGAATCCGAACTCGGAGATATTTGGCAAAGCTACAGCAACCCAAGTGTTGATGGCTCAAGTTTGGCTGCCGTCCGGGCCGCAACGTTTACGCTAGTTGTTTATGAACCGGAAGAAACGCAGCAACTCCTCGCGACCTTAGGCTATTACACAGGACCGATCGATGGGATTGGGGGGCCACGCACCGAAGCAGCAATTCGGGCCGCTCAAGAAACCTACAAATTGACGATCGATGGCAAGTCCAGTCCTCAACTCCTGGAACAATTACGGCGGGCCTTAGCGATTTGTCGCGGTGAGATTATTGAGGAAGGGGCGGCTTGTAGTATGTCCTCCTACGCCATGGATTCAGAAGGCGCCGGGATTGCTGACGCGATCGCGTCGCAGAATCCTTGCCGGATTATTTCGATGTTTCCGGGGAGCCATCAGACAGACGAAGGCGTCTCCGCCCAGGTATCTGCCTACTGCCCGATTCAAAAGCAAAATAAAAATGCTTTGGTCTGCTGTGAATACATCATGCTGAAGGGAGCGGAACAATCCTTAGAACGGTCCCACGGTCTTGTTAAGGGCCTCCTCATCACTGAACTGCCGAGCTATGTATGGTGGAAAGCCACGCCGAATTTAGATCAAACACTATTCCGCGAGTTGGGCCAAACCTGCGATGCCGTGATTGTTGATTCGAGCCAATTTATGGCTGACCCCGAAGGTGATCTGCAACAGATCCATCAACTGCTTGAATCAGACATTGCGATTAGCGATCTGAATTGGCGACGACTCGCACCCTGGCAAGAACTGGCTGCCGAGGCATTCGATTCGCCAGAACGCTGGGATGGGCTGCTGGAAGTCGATCGAGTGACGATCGACTACGAAAAAGGCAATGATGCCCAAGCCCTGATGTTCCTCGGCTGGATTGCCAGCCGCCCGCATCTCGAATGGCAGCCAATTAAGCGGGTACATGAGGCGGGAGATTATGATATTCAGCGGATTACCTTTAAGTCGCGGGCAGGTCGCGAAATTGAAGCCGAACTCGCGGCAATTCCGATCGGCGATCCGGGAATTGTGATTGGTGATATTGTCGATTTCCGCTTGTCATCAACTAATCTCGAAGCCGACTGTTGCACCATTCTCTGCTCGGAAGCCACCGGCTGTATGCGCATGGAGCGCGGCACCGATAATTGCTATATTCAGCAGGTATCCCCGATCGCGGACCAAAAGGCGGAAAATCTATTAGCCGAGACCCTCAGTAGCTGGAGCCGGGATCTGCTATACGAAGAAAGTTTGGCGATCGCCGCCGCGATTATCGCCATTGGCTAATCATCATCAATTAACGCAATGATTTACAAACCGGCCCCGCTATCAGTTCACGATAGCGGGGCCGGTTGCGTTTGCCGATGCAGTGTACCTATGCGTACAAGTCCACTTTGTAGTTCTTGACGCCATTCGCCACAACCCCAACGATCGGCAATTTTGCTTCCTTCAGACGGGTCTTCGTATAAGACAGCGCATCCGCCGTACCACGACGACCAATCTTCGTCACCAGTAGCACCGCACCTACCTGCGCGGCCACAAGTTTGACATCCGCCAGACCCATTAGCGGTGGCGTGACATAGAGTACAAAATCAAAGGTATCTTCAAAACGAGTCATGAGTTCATTCATTTTCTGCGAAGCCAAAAGCCGCGTCGGATCAGGTGGAGCGGTGCCAGCCGGCATGACAAATAAGTTCGATTCCCAAGACAAACGTTGAATTGATTCGGTCAAAGTCGCATCACCGCTGAGATAATCACTCAACCCGGTATCACGCGGCAAGCCGAGCAAGTCTGCAATTTGCTGACTCCCGCGCCGCAAATGTGAATCAACCAACAACACGCGCTTACCCATTGCGGCGATCGCCTGGGCTAAATGAATCACGATCGTGCTACTGCCTTCACCCGGCAACGCCGAAGTCACAACCAGCGATTTACGTTCGAGACTTTCCGACTGGACTAAGTTGGTCCCCAATGTCCGGAAGGCTTCCATAAAGCCATAGGCATCGTATTCCCGTAACCAATAACTCTGCTCCGGCGCTGAATCAGCCACATTACTTTCCACGCGAGTTGTCACCTGGTCTAATTTAATCGTTGGATCAAAATCAATATCTTCAGGGGTTAACAAGGGTTCATCCGCTGGCGGTTTGATCGGAGCGCGCGGTTTTGGTTGCGGCTGCGGACGCGATTTGGGTTTTGGTTTAGCCACCGGCTGCGACTTCGCCTCAGCTTGCCGTTTCAACGCTGACTGCATTTTTTGCTGCATGCGTGCCTGATCATTCACATCACCTTTCCGGTTGTGATTTCCATCCGCATTTGGGGCTGATGCCATCGGTGGCTGAGGACGCACTTTCCCAGACGTATTCGTTGCCGCTTGCTGCGCTAACAGCGCCGCCTGTTGTTCTAAGGCTTCTTCAAACTTTGTCTTGATTTTGCCCTTAGCATTGAGATTCGCCGTCTGCACCGGCTTCTTGGTCGAAGCCGGTGCATCATTTTCCGCCGACACATTTAGGGCTGCTTGTTGCTCTAAGGCTGCTTCAAACTTTGTCTTGATGTTGTCTGGTGCATTTGCACCCGGCATCGACTCGGCAGCAGGCTGCGGACGATAATTACTCTCAGATACAGTCTCAGACGCAGTCTCAGATGCGGTCATTGCGGCTTGTTGTTCTAAGGCTTCTTCAAATTTCGTCTTGATTTTGCCCTTAGCATTCAAATTCGCCGTCTGCACTGGCTTAACCGGAGAGGCTCCCTCATCTTCCACCGACGAATTTATTGTGGCTTGTTGTTCTAGGGCTTCTTCAAACTTTGTCTTAATTTTGCCCTGCGGTCGTGAACCCACCAATGGCGGCGCTGCCGATGTTGGCTTGCGTTTATCCAACAAACCTTGCAACTTCGACTTCAAATGGGCATTGGCCTGGAGCGGATTGCTCTTCGCGAGGGTTTCTGCGGCCGATGTTGTATCCGGTGTATCAAGCATTGCCTTCACCCGAGTCCGGATATTCTGGGCATTCGTCTCCAGGGACTGACTCGCATCAACGGCCCCCAGCTTCAAGTCCACAATATATAAATTCTGGGTGCCATCCTTCAAATCGGGATGCAACGGAATCACCCCAATCACCGGTAACTTGGTTGTATAGGTAATATCGGCAACAACATAGAAGGTATTTTCCAACTTCTCAATGACCACTGCGATCGCAATGC
Proteins encoded in this region:
- the opcA gene encoding glucose-6-phosphate dehydrogenase assembly protein OpcA, with protein sequence MTTHSAPLVSLQSPKDVSLSQIESELGDIWQSYSNPSVDGSSLAAVRAATFTLVVYEPEETQQLLATLGYYTGPIDGIGGPRTEAAIRAAQETYKLTIDGKSSPQLLEQLRRALAICRGEIIEEGAACSMSSYAMDSEGAGIADAIASQNPCRIISMFPGSHQTDEGVSAQVSAYCPIQKQNKNALVCCEYIMLKGAEQSLERSHGLVKGLLITELPSYVWWKATPNLDQTLFRELGQTCDAVIVDSSQFMADPEGDLQQIHQLLESDIAISDLNWRRLAPWQELAAEAFDSPERWDGLLEVDRVTIDYEKGNDAQALMFLGWIASRPHLEWQPIKRVHEAGDYDIQRITFKSRAGREIEAELAAIPIGDPGIVIGDIVDFRLSSTNLEADCCTILCSEATGCMRMERGTDNCYIQQVSPIADQKAENLLAETLSSWSRDLLYEESLAIAAAIIAIG
- a CDS encoding tyrosine-protein kinase domain-containing protein, which codes for FNEFQRDLDVATASLTRFLQTQESLQVQVAKNDVPWQLLSEPDQLKLVPGKSPLQGMLSGAMTGIVIGIAIAVVIEKLENTFYVVADITYTTKLPVIGVIPLHPDLKDGTQNLYIVDLKLGAVDASQSLETNAQNIRTRVKAMLDTPDTTSAAETLAKSNPLQANAHLKSKLQGLLDKRKPTSAAPPLVGSRPQGKIKTKFEEALEQQATINSSVEDEGASPVKPVQTANLNAKGKIKTKFEEALEQQAAMTASETASETVSESNYRPQPAAESMPGANAPDNIKTKFEAALEQQAALNVSAENDAPASTKKPVQTANLNAKGKIKTKFEEALEQQAALLAQQAATNTSGKVRPQPPMASAPNADGNHNRKGDVNDQARMQQKMQSALKRQAEAKSQPVAKPKPKSRPQPQPKPRAPIKPPADEPLLTPEDIDFDPTIKLDQVTTRVESNVADSAPEQSYWLREYDAYGFMEAFRTLGTNLVQSESLERKSLVVTSALPGEGSSTIVIHLAQAIAAMGKRVLLVDSHLRRGSQQIADLLGLPRDTGLSDYLSGDATLTESIQRLSWESNLFVMPAGTAPPDPTRLLASQKMNELMTRFEDTFDFVLYVTPPLMGLADVKLVAAQVGAVLLVTKIGRRGTADALSYTKTRLKEAKLPIVGVVANGVKNYKVDLYA